Proteins encoded by one window of Candidatus Nitrosocosmicus hydrocola:
- a CDS encoding 50S ribosomal protein L6 yields MSTKPDYYTNEVTIPEGVTVKKDNNVITTNGSNGSVQKDFTKMPATIEVESEKITIKSYGNRKSDYALVNTIHSLIRNMIKGSTTGFTYKLKIVFAHFPISVKIKGQEVHIENFFGERSSRVSKIVGKETKVVVQGDDILITGPNIENVSQTAANIESSTKIKNKDSRVFLDGVYIYSKGK; encoded by the coding sequence ATGTCTACTAAGCCTGATTACTACACTAACGAAGTGACAATTCCGGAGGGTGTTACTGTTAAAAAGGATAATAATGTGATTACTACTAACGGATCTAACGGTTCTGTTCAAAAGGACTTTACTAAGATGCCTGCTACGATAGAAGTTGAAAGTGAAAAAATCACAATAAAGTCATACGGTAACAGAAAAAGTGATTATGCTTTAGTAAATACAATACACAGCCTTATTCGTAATATGATTAAAGGGTCTACAACTGGATTCACATATAAATTGAAAATCGTATTTGCTCACTTTCCGATTTCAGTCAAGATTAAAGGCCAAGAAGTTCATATTGAGAATTTTTTTGGTGAACGTTCCTCTCGTGTTTCGAAAATTGTTGGTAAGGAGACAAAGGTAGTTGTTCAGGGTGATGATATATTGATCACGGGACCCAATATCGAAAATGTTTCCCAAACAGCGGCCAATATAGAATCTTCAACCAAGATAAAGAATAAGGATTCAAGAGTGTTCCTTGATGGAGTTTACATATATTCAAAAGGAAAATAA
- a CDS encoding 30S ribosomal protein S8 — protein sequence MPALNILSNLFTTLYNNEMRRKRECIVLPASKFSSEVLRVMQKHRYIGEFEQVDDGRLGKFRIQLLAKINKCGIITPRFSVKRDKYLDWERQFLPSYNMGILIVSTNKGIMSHHDAQNQGLGGSLIGYVY from the coding sequence TTGCCAGCATTGAATATTTTATCCAATTTGTTTACTACATTATATAATAATGAAATGAGACGAAAAAGAGAATGCATCGTTTTGCCTGCCTCAAAATTCTCTAGTGAAGTGTTGCGTGTAATGCAAAAACATAGATATATTGGCGAATTTGAACAGGTCGACGATGGACGCTTAGGAAAATTTAGAATCCAGTTACTCGCAAAAATAAACAAATGTGGTATTATTACCCCACGATTCAGCGTAAAGAGGGACAAATACTTGGATTGGGAACGACAATTCTTGCCTTCATATAATATGGGTATACTAATTGTATCTACAAACAAAGGAATTATGTCCCATCATGATGCTCAAAATCAAGGATTAGGAGGTTCGTTAATAGGATATGTCTACTAA
- a CDS encoding zinc ribbon domain-containing protein, with product MNLYDSILKSARRGKLLSSYCMKCDKYIWPPNYYCSYCNSGALFKAVKGEGIVLEKGYSNLLNKKGTFAIGEFNGIRIIGSISDDVVVGQGIKIQEIRVTNGRLDIKFVGIST from the coding sequence ATGAATCTTTATGATTCCATTCTAAAAAGTGCCCGAAGGGGTAAACTTTTATCATCTTATTGCATGAAATGTGACAAGTATATTTGGCCACCAAATTATTATTGTAGTTATTGCAATTCAGGTGCCCTATTTAAGGCTGTAAAAGGGGAGGGCATAGTATTAGAAAAGGGTTATTCTAATCTTTTAAATAAAAAAGGAACCTTTGCTATTGGCGAATTTAATGGGATCCGAATTATAGGATCTATCAGCGATGATGTTGTGGTTGGTCAGGGAATCAAAATCCAAGAAATTAGAGTAACCAACGGAAGATTAGACATAAAATTTGTCGGCATTTCAACCTAA
- a CDS encoding 30S ribosomal protein S14, protein MKIKIRDYALTGRKKLAHGKGTRWCKRCGSFSGMICSYDLMLCRRCFREVAFSLGFRKYE, encoded by the coding sequence ATGAAGATTAAGATTAGAGATTATGCCTTAACTGGCAGGAAAAAACTTGCTCATGGCAAAGGTACCCGATGGTGTAAAAGGTGTGGGTCCTTTAGTGGAATGATTTGCTCATACGATTTGATGCTATGTAGAAGATGTTTTAGAGAGGTCGCTTTTTCATTGGGATTTAGAAAGTACGAGTAG